From Betaproteobacteria bacterium, a single genomic window includes:
- the mfd gene encoding transcription-repair coupling factor, whose product MILSAPPPAAGMRHRYSGLAGSADALALAELAASGRPLVVLTAGAADAQRLTQELPYFAPKLRVFMLPDWETLPYDQISPHQDLVSDRLATLYHMTQRAFDVITVPVTTALYRLTPAEYLAGRTFFLKQRQTLDLERFRAQLTLAGYSHVTQVVAPGEYCVRGGLIDLFPMGSALPYRIDLEDRDIESLRTFDVDTQRTIYKVNDVRLLPGREFPLDDDARAYFRRRFRERFEGDPSKRELYKAIGRGGVPAGIEYYLPLFFEQTALLTDYIPADTLLCVHGDIGASIARFWEDTHARYTLMRGDPDRPLLEPAELFLAQDQLFGAIKPFARIELDTRAVAASAVQAEPAQTRIEPDVPAADASAVQAEPAQARATIACPTAPLPQIAVERRADDPLRRLKSFIERVEGRVLVAADSLGRRETMAAYFAEYGLRLPTCADYAAFRAHDAKAMLGVAPLAGGFVLDADGIAIVTENELYAAQARTRAAREVGKRISSEAMVRDLSEIRIGDPVVHEGHGIARYQGLQTLDLGDGASEYLMLEFANADKLYVPVTQLHLIGRYAGAAADQVTLSTLGSGQWEKAKRRAAQQVRDTAAELLHLYAQRAARKGHSFKLKPHDYEAFCDAFPFEETTDQAAAITATVYDLQDGKPMDRLVCGDVGFGKTEVALRAAFVAVMDGRQVAVLVPTTLLAEQHFQTFSDRFADWPVKIAELSRFRSGKEVARTLQGLGRGEIDIVVGTHKLIQPDIKFKQLGLVIIDEEHRFGVRQKERLKALRAEVDVLTLTATPIPRTLAMALEGLRDFSVIATAPQRRLAIKTFVSPTSAGLIREALLRELKRGGQVYFLHNDIDTIQRQEESLARLVPEARIRVAHGQMRERELEQVMRDFYQQRFNVLLCTTIIETGIDIPTSNTIVINRADRFGLAQLHQLRGRVGRSHHQAYAYLLIPDEEAITTQARKRLEAIQMMEELGSGFYLAMHDLEIRGAGEVLGEGQSGEMAEVGFNLYASMLQSAVQALKRGQEPDLTEPLGIATEINLHCPALLPSDYCSDVHERLVLYKRMASCESVEALDEITEELIDRFGLTPLPTQVLIEMHRLRILGTPLGITRIDAGSEIVQLQFGRHADIDPARVIQLVQTRRNYRFAGQDRLRIAIPAGDIAVRIAAIKEAFRELARPVQAQAAMRAS is encoded by the coding sequence ATGATACTCAGTGCTCCCCCGCCCGCCGCCGGCATGCGGCATCGTTATTCCGGGCTCGCCGGCTCGGCCGACGCGCTTGCGCTCGCGGAGCTTGCGGCGAGCGGCCGGCCGCTGGTCGTGCTCACGGCGGGCGCCGCGGACGCGCAGCGCCTGACCCAGGAGCTGCCCTACTTCGCGCCGAAGCTGCGGGTGTTCATGCTTCCGGATTGGGAGACGCTGCCCTACGACCAGATCTCGCCGCACCAGGACCTGGTGTCCGACCGTCTCGCCACGCTCTACCACATGACGCAGCGGGCGTTCGACGTGATCACCGTGCCCGTCACCACCGCGCTCTACCGGCTCACTCCGGCGGAATATCTTGCCGGACGCACGTTCTTCCTCAAACAGAGACAGACGCTCGATCTCGAGCGCTTCCGCGCTCAACTCACCCTCGCCGGCTATAGTCACGTCACCCAGGTTGTCGCGCCGGGCGAGTATTGCGTGCGCGGCGGCTTGATCGATCTCTTCCCCATGGGCAGCGCGCTGCCCTACCGCATCGATCTGGAAGATCGCGACATCGAGAGCCTGCGCACGTTCGACGTCGACACCCAGCGCACGATCTACAAGGTCAATGACGTGCGCCTGCTGCCGGGGCGCGAGTTCCCGCTCGACGACGACGCGCGCGCGTACTTCCGGCGCCGCTTTCGCGAGCGCTTCGAGGGCGACCCGTCCAAGCGCGAGCTGTACAAGGCGATCGGCCGCGGTGGCGTGCCGGCTGGCATCGAATACTACCTGCCGCTGTTCTTCGAGCAGACGGCGCTGCTGACCGACTACATCCCGGCCGACACGCTGCTGTGCGTGCACGGTGACATCGGCGCATCGATCGCGCGCTTCTGGGAAGACACGCACGCACGCTATACGCTCATGCGCGGCGACCCCGACCGGCCGTTGCTGGAGCCGGCGGAGCTCTTCCTCGCGCAGGATCAGCTGTTCGGCGCGATCAAGCCGTTCGCGCGTATCGAGCTCGACACGCGGGCCGTCGCGGCCTCCGCAGTTCAGGCCGAGCCTGCACAGACGCGCATCGAGCCCGACGTTCCGGCCGCCGATGCCTCCGCAGTGCAGGCCGAACCTGCACAGGCGCGCGCGACCATCGCGTGCCCGACCGCGCCGCTGCCGCAGATCGCGGTAGAACGGCGTGCCGACGATCCGCTGCGACGGCTGAAGTCGTTCATCGAGCGCGTCGAAGGCCGCGTCCTGGTCGCGGCCGACAGCCTCGGACGGCGCGAGACGATGGCAGCCTACTTCGCCGAGTACGGCCTGCGCCTGCCGACTTGCGCCGACTATGCAGCGTTTCGCGCTCACGACGCCAAGGCGATGCTCGGCGTGGCGCCGCTTGCTGGCGGCTTCGTGCTCGACGCGGACGGCATCGCGATCGTCACCGAGAACGAGCTCTACGCCGCGCAGGCTCGCACGCGTGCCGCGCGCGAAGTCGGCAAGCGCATTTCCAGCGAAGCGATGGTGCGCGATCTGTCCGAGATCCGCATCGGCGACCCGGTGGTGCACGAAGGCCACGGCATCGCCCGCTACCAGGGCCTGCAGACGCTCGATCTCGGCGACGGCGCGAGCGAATACCTGATGCTCGAATTCGCCAACGCCGACAAGCTCTACGTGCCGGTCACGCAGTTGCACCTGATCGGGCGCTATGCCGGCGCCGCGGCCGACCAGGTCACGCTCTCCACGCTCGGCAGCGGGCAATGGGAGAAGGCCAAGCGCCGCGCCGCGCAGCAGGTACGCGACACTGCCGCGGAGCTCTTGCATCTCTATGCGCAACGTGCCGCGCGCAAGGGTCACAGTTTCAAGCTGAAGCCGCACGACTACGAAGCGTTCTGCGATGCGTTTCCGTTCGAGGAGACGACCGACCAGGCCGCCGCCATCACGGCCACGGTGTACGACCTGCAGGACGGCAAGCCGATGGACCGCCTGGTCTGCGGCGACGTGGGCTTCGGCAAGACCGAGGTGGCGCTTCGTGCCGCGTTCGTCGCGGTGATGGACGGCCGCCAGGTCGCGGTACTGGTGCCGACGACGCTGCTCGCCGAACAGCATTTCCAGACTTTCTCCGATCGCTTCGCCGACTGGCCCGTGAAAATCGCCGAGCTCTCACGCTTCCGCTCCGGCAAGGAAGTCGCGCGCACGCTGCAGGGTCTCGGCCGCGGCGAGATCGATATCGTCGTCGGCACCCACAAGCTGATCCAACCGGACATCAAATTCAAGCAGCTGGGGCTCGTCATCATCGACGAGGAGCATCGTTTCGGCGTGCGCCAGAAGGAGCGGCTGAAAGCGCTGCGGGCGGAAGTCGACGTGCTCACGCTCACCGCCACGCCTATTCCACGCACGCTCGCCATGGCCTTAGAAGGGCTGCGCGATTTCTCCGTCATCGCCACGGCACCGCAGCGGCGGCTCGCTATCAAAACCTTCGTTTCGCCTACCAGCGCGGGGCTCATCCGCGAGGCGTTGCTGCGGGAGCTGAAGCGCGGCGGCCAGGTGTATTTCCTGCACAACGACATCGACACCATCCAGCGCCAGGAGGAATCGCTCGCGCGCCTGGTGCCCGAAGCACGCATCCGGGTTGCGCACGGTCAGATGCGCGAGCGCGAGCTCGAGCAGGTCATGCGCGATTTCTACCAGCAGCGCTTCAACGTGCTGCTGTGCACGACCATCATCGAGACAGGCATCGACATCCCGACGTCCAATACCATCGTCATCAACCGTGCCGACCGCTTCGGCCTCGCCCAGCTGCATCAGCTGCGCGGTCGGGTCGGACGCTCGCATCATCAGGCGTATGCCTATCTGTTGATCCCGGACGAAGAGGCGATCACCACGCAGGCGCGCAAGCGCCTGGAAGCCATCCAGATGATGGAGGAGCTGGGCTCCGGGTTCTATCTCGCGATGCACGACCTCGAGATCCGGGGGGCGGGCGAAGTGTTGGGCGAGGGCCAGAGCGGCGAGATGGCCGAGGTCGGCTTCAATCTCTATGCTTCCATGCTGCAGTCCGCGGTGCAGGCATTGAAGCGCGGCCAGGAACCGGATCTCACCGAGCCGCTCGGGATCGCCACCGAGATCAATCTGCACTGTCCCGCACTGCTGCCGAGCGACTACTGCAGCGACGTGCACGAGCGCCTGGTGCTGTACAAGCGCATGGCGAGCTGCGAGAGCGTCGAGGCGCTCGACGAGATCACCGAGGAGCTGATCGACCGCTTCGGCCTGACGCCGCTGCCCACGCAGGTGCTGATCGAGATGCACCGCCTGCGCATCCTGGGCACACCGCTGGGCATCACGCGCATCGACGCCGGCTCCGAGATCGTGCAGCTGCAGTTCGGTCGTCACGCCGATATCGATCCGGCGCGCGTGATCCAGCTCGTCCAGACCCGCCGCAACTACCGCTTCGCGGGCCAGGACCGCCTGAGGATCGCGATTCCGGCCGGCGATATCGCGGTTCGCATTGCGGCGATCAAGGAAGCGTTTCGCGAGCTTGCAAGGCCGGTCCAGGCGCAGGCTGCGATGCGCGCGAGCTGA
- the amrS gene encoding AmmeMemoRadiSam system radical SAM enzyme, with translation MAGHDYPGRYWHLLPDGRMQCDLCPRDCKLHEGQRGACFVRMRLRNQMLLTTYGRSSGFCVDPIEKKPLNQFYPGSSVLSFGTAGCNLACKFCQNWDISKSRDMDRLADEASPQAIARAARDAGCASVAFTYNDPVIFAEYALDVATACHAHDVKAVAVTAGYIGREARREFFAQMDAANVDLKAFTDDFYVKLCGARLQPVLDTLVYLKQETQVWFEITTLLIPGKNDSDAELSAQCEWIMRELGPDVPLHFSAFHPDYKMTDIAHTPAATLTRARNIARAAGLHYVYTGNVHDRDGGTTYCPHCDSALIVRDWYEIRDYRLNARGTCPDCGGAIAGRYRKFEGQFGRRRVPMRIGTVA, from the coding sequence ATGGCAGGACACGATTATCCCGGGCGCTATTGGCATCTGCTCCCCGACGGGCGCATGCAGTGCGACCTGTGTCCGCGCGACTGCAAGCTGCACGAAGGCCAGCGTGGCGCGTGTTTCGTGCGCATGCGGCTGCGCAATCAAATGCTGCTCACGACCTACGGCCGGTCGTCCGGCTTTTGCGTCGACCCGATCGAGAAGAAACCACTCAACCAGTTCTATCCCGGCAGCTCGGTGCTCTCGTTCGGCACCGCCGGCTGCAACCTGGCGTGCAAGTTCTGCCAGAACTGGGACATCAGCAAGTCGCGCGATATGGACCGGCTGGCCGACGAGGCGTCGCCGCAAGCCATAGCCCGCGCCGCGCGCGACGCCGGATGCGCATCGGTTGCGTTCACTTACAACGATCCCGTCATCTTCGCCGAGTATGCGCTCGATGTCGCTACAGCGTGTCATGCCCATGACGTAAAGGCGGTGGCCGTGACGGCCGGCTACATCGGACGCGAAGCGCGGCGCGAGTTTTTCGCCCAGATGGACGCGGCCAACGTCGACCTGAAGGCGTTCACCGATGACTTCTACGTCAAGCTCTGCGGCGCGCGCCTGCAACCGGTGCTCGACACGCTCGTTTATCTCAAGCAGGAAACCCAGGTCTGGTTCGAGATCACGACCTTGCTGATCCCGGGCAAGAACGATTCGGACGCGGAACTGAGCGCGCAGTGCGAATGGATCATGCGCGAGCTGGGTCCGGACGTGCCGTTGCACTTCAGCGCGTTCCATCCCGACTACAAGATGACCGACATCGCACACACGCCGGCGGCGACGCTGACCCGCGCGCGTAACATCGCCCGCGCCGCGGGTTTACATTACGTCTACACGGGCAATGTGCACGACCGCGACGGCGGCACGACCTATTGCCCGCACTGCGATAGCGCGCTTATCGTGCGCGACTGGTACGAGATCCGCGACTATCGGCTCAATGCTAGAGGCACCTGTCCCGATTGCGGCGGTGCGATCGCCGGGCGCTACCGCAAGTTCGAAGGTCAGTTCGGCCGGCGGCGCGTGCCGATGAGAATTGGAACTGTGGCGTGA
- a CDS encoding aminotransferase class I/II-fold pyridoxal phosphate-dependent enzyme yields the protein MRFETIAVHGGYSPEPTTKAVAVPIYQTTSYAFDNTQHGADLFDLKVQGNIYTRIMNPTQDVLEKRVAELEGGIAGLALASGQAAVTYSIMTIAEAGDNVVSASTLYGGTYNLFAHTLPQFGIEARFADYREPGAFERLIDTKTKALFCESIGNPLGNITDFERLAEIAHRHGVPLIVDNTVPTPYLCRPFDHGADIVVHSLTKYLGGHGNSIGGMIVDSGKFPWAQHKARFRRLNEPDVSYHGVVYTEALGPAAYIGRARVVPLRNTGAAISPFNAFLVLQGVETLALRMDRICANTLAVAQYLEAHPKVTWVNYAGLPAHSDHPLVQKYMGGRASGILTFGVKGGREAGARFQDALKLVVRLVNIGDCKSLACHPASTTHRQLAPAELAKAGVTEETVRLSIGIEHIDDIVADLDAALVAV from the coding sequence ATGAGATTCGAAACGATCGCCGTACACGGCGGCTACTCGCCGGAGCCAACCACCAAGGCGGTCGCGGTGCCGATCTACCAGACCACCTCGTACGCCTTCGACAACACCCAACATGGCGCCGATCTGTTCGACCTCAAGGTGCAGGGCAACATCTACACCCGCATCATGAATCCCACCCAGGACGTGCTGGAGAAGCGGGTGGCGGAGCTGGAAGGCGGCATTGCCGGCCTCGCGCTCGCCTCAGGCCAGGCGGCAGTCACCTACTCGATCATGACCATCGCCGAGGCGGGTGACAACGTCGTGTCGGCTTCCACGCTCTACGGCGGCACCTACAACCTGTTTGCGCATACCCTGCCGCAGTTCGGCATCGAAGCGCGCTTCGCCGACTATCGCGAGCCGGGTGCGTTCGAGCGCCTGATCGACACCAAGACCAAGGCACTGTTCTGCGAATCGATCGGCAACCCACTCGGCAACATCACGGACTTCGAGCGCCTGGCCGAGATCGCGCATCGCCACGGCGTGCCGCTGATCGTCGACAACACCGTTCCCACGCCCTACCTTTGTCGGCCCTTCGACCACGGCGCCGACATCGTGGTGCACTCGCTCACCAAGTACCTCGGCGGCCATGGCAACTCGATCGGCGGCATGATCGTCGATTCGGGCAAGTTTCCCTGGGCGCAGCACAAGGCCAGGTTCCGCCGGCTGAACGAGCCCGACGTCTCCTACCACGGGGTGGTTTATACCGAGGCGCTCGGGCCGGCTGCCTACATTGGCCGGGCGCGCGTGGTGCCTTTGCGCAATACCGGTGCCGCCATCAGTCCGTTCAATGCCTTCCTCGTGTTGCAAGGCGTGGAGACGCTGGCGCTGCGAATGGACCGGATCTGTGCGAACACGCTCGCGGTCGCGCAGTATCTCGAGGCACACCCGAAGGTGACCTGGGTCAACTACGCCGGCCTGCCCGCGCACAGCGATCATCCGCTGGTGCAGAAATATATGGGCGGGCGCGCTTCCGGGATTCTCACCTTCGGTGTGAAAGGCGGGCGCGAGGCCGGCGCGCGCTTCCAGGATGCGCTGAAACTGGTGGTGCGGCTGGTCAATATCGGTGATTGCAAGTCGCTCGCGTGTCACCCGGCTTCGACCACGCACCGGCAGCTTGCGCCTGCGGAGCTGGCGAAAGCCGGCGTCACCGAGGAAACGGTGCGACTCTCGATCGGCATCGAGCACATCGACGACATCGTGGCCGATCTCGATGCAGCGCTGGTTGCGGTATGA